A genomic region of Gemmata massiliana contains the following coding sequences:
- a CDS encoding DUF4198 domain-containing protein, with the protein MIRSLLVLTALVAAPFVATAHMVYVVPGADGKAIVVVFSDTLDPDTKVTTDKLTGLKLTGHTADGKSVAVEAKREPHQFTAALPAGTAVVSGDVIYGLMTKSEKPTLLVYHPKAVTGGATGTKATVGESAALEVVPVTEGGKIRFRLLAKGKPVAGSEGTVLLPDGKKEKVTTDKDGYTTAFEGSGRFAAWFRHAETRAGEHDGKKFEEVRHYATLVADVAK; encoded by the coding sequence TCACAGCGCTCGTCGCGGCTCCGTTCGTGGCAACCGCCCACATGGTTTACGTCGTGCCCGGCGCCGACGGGAAGGCCATCGTTGTCGTGTTCAGTGACACGCTCGATCCCGACACGAAGGTGACGACCGACAAACTCACCGGGCTGAAACTGACCGGCCACACGGCCGATGGCAAGAGCGTCGCGGTTGAAGCCAAGCGGGAACCGCACCAGTTCACGGCCGCCCTACCCGCCGGGACCGCGGTTGTTTCTGGCGACGTCATTTACGGCCTCATGACCAAGAGCGAGAAGCCGACGCTGCTCGTGTACCACCCGAAAGCGGTGACGGGCGGGGCGACCGGCACCAAGGCGACTGTGGGGGAATCCGCGGCGCTGGAAGTGGTGCCGGTCACGGAAGGTGGGAAGATCCGGTTCCGGCTGCTCGCGAAAGGAAAGCCGGTTGCCGGTTCAGAGGGGACTGTGCTGCTGCCGGACGGGAAGAAGGAAAAGGTGACGACCGACAAGGACGGTTACACGACCGCTTTTGAAGGGAGCGGGCGATTCGCCGCGTGGTTCCGTCACGCCGAAACCCGAGCGGGAGAACACGACGGCAAGAAGTTCGAGGAAGTTCGCCACTACGCCACGCTCGTCGCCGACGTCGCCAAGTAA
- a CDS encoding DUF1800 domain-containing protein: MTREPVWDVSAASHLLSRTSFGGTPQQAERLAARPLKDAVSALIEDAQRAPAPQKPAWVKEPWVNTERVYPETTNEERMENHRKAGERQSRERNELRCWWIDHAIRTPAPLREVMTLFWHGHFTTEARRMSVAQPLYTQNAALRAHALGNFRDLLEAVALDAAMMMYLNMEDSDAKKPNENFARELLELFTLGIGNYSETDIKEIARALTGWTLSAPFGTKTRPLVEGAPRAFCRDGLVPTFVKDKHDAGEKTVLGKTGRFGAKEVLDIVATHPATAKFVAGKLVAFFGAADPKNELRDRVSEAFTASKGNIASALAVLLTAPEFFAKESRGTLIKSPVHLLVGTCRLLDLDVTATPSLAQVTAAMGQELFNPPNVKGWPGGRDWISSGTLAVRYHLPEALFDGTEPGGFEPLATDRFFALPADETARRDLIKRIQAADQLRKTERKKDGFKVTFTPAKAIGEKVPEKAEVLVDVLLARLLAVPSRPDTKAALVDAVNQVEPAERVKLACRLILMTPEYQLA; the protein is encoded by the coding sequence ATGACCCGTGAACCCGTGTGGGACGTGTCGGCCGCGTCCCACTTACTCAGCCGCACCAGTTTCGGTGGCACCCCGCAGCAAGCCGAGCGACTGGCCGCGCGCCCGCTCAAGGACGCGGTTTCCGCACTCATCGAAGACGCTCAGCGTGCCCCCGCGCCGCAGAAGCCCGCGTGGGTGAAAGAACCGTGGGTGAACACCGAGCGCGTGTACCCGGAGACGACCAACGAAGAGCGGATGGAGAACCACCGCAAGGCGGGCGAGCGCCAGTCCCGCGAGCGGAACGAACTCCGGTGCTGGTGGATCGATCACGCGATCCGCACGCCCGCGCCGCTCCGCGAGGTGATGACGCTGTTCTGGCACGGGCACTTCACCACCGAAGCGCGCCGGATGTCCGTCGCCCAGCCGCTCTACACTCAAAACGCGGCACTCCGGGCGCACGCACTGGGCAACTTCCGCGATCTGCTTGAAGCGGTCGCGCTCGACGCCGCGATGATGATGTACCTCAACATGGAGGACAGCGACGCGAAGAAGCCGAACGAGAACTTCGCCCGCGAACTCCTCGAACTGTTCACGCTCGGGATCGGCAACTATTCCGAAACCGACATCAAGGAGATCGCACGGGCACTCACTGGTTGGACGCTCAGCGCTCCGTTCGGGACCAAAACGCGACCACTCGTTGAGGGAGCGCCGCGTGCCTTCTGCCGCGATGGGCTGGTGCCGACGTTCGTGAAGGATAAGCACGACGCGGGCGAAAAGACCGTTCTCGGCAAGACCGGTCGGTTCGGGGCAAAGGAGGTTCTCGATATCGTTGCGACCCACCCCGCGACCGCGAAGTTCGTAGCGGGCAAGCTGGTCGCGTTCTTCGGCGCCGCGGACCCGAAGAACGAACTCCGGGACCGTGTCTCCGAAGCGTTCACCGCGTCGAAGGGGAATATCGCTTCAGCACTGGCCGTGTTGCTAACGGCGCCGGAGTTCTTCGCGAAGGAGAGCCGCGGAACGCTCATCAAGTCGCCGGTGCATTTGCTCGTCGGCACCTGCCGATTGCTCGATCTCGATGTCACGGCCACGCCGAGCCTGGCACAAGTCACAGCCGCGATGGGGCAGGAACTGTTCAACCCGCCGAACGTGAAGGGCTGGCCGGGCGGTCGGGATTGGATCAGTTCGGGAACGCTGGCCGTCCGCTATCACCTGCCGGAAGCGCTGTTCGATGGCACGGAGCCGGGCGGATTCGAGCCACTCGCGACTGACCGGTTCTTCGCACTCCCGGCCGACGAAACCGCGCGCCGCGATCTCATCAAGCGCATCCAAGCGGCTGACCAGTTGCGAAAGACCGAGCGCAAAAAAGACGGGTTCAAAGTGACTTTCACCCCCGCAAAAGCAATTGGCGAGAAGGTTCCAGAGAAGGCCGAAGTGCTGGTCGACGTGCTTCTGGCCCGGCTCCTCGCGGTTCCCTCGCGCCCCGACACGAAGGCCGCGCTCGTCGATGCCGTCAACCAAGTCGAACCGGCCGAGCGCGTGAAGCTCGCGTGCCGGCTGATCCTCATGACCCCCGAATACCAACTCGCCTAA